The following are from one region of the Salvia splendens isolate huo1 chromosome 2, SspV2, whole genome shotgun sequence genome:
- the LOC121770713 gene encoding acetylajmalan esterase-like: MDFSVLFYVMLSISITTIFAATEETRILCPIQTLFQLGDSLSDTGNAIRLLPVGLTLPAARLPYGETFPGRPTGRWSNGRLIIDYAAMALGLPLVNPNLDKNASLLWPEQRRSMLLSFFLEGLLFLVLDHWTFNYVYFVPTSPQSVADEGF; encoded by the exons ATGGATTTctctgttttattttatgtaatgttaAGCATTTCTATCACTACTATTTTTGCTGCTACAGAAGAAACAAGAATATTATGTCCAATTCAAACCTTGTTCCAGCTCGGAGATTCCCTATCCGACACTGGGAATGCCATACGCCTCCTTCCCGTGGGCCTCACGCTCCCGGCAGCCCGCCTTCCCTATGGCGAAACTTTCCCTGGCCGGCCCACCGGCCGTTGGTCCAATGGTAGGCTCATCATAGACTACGCAG CTATGGCTCTTGGGCTTCCATTGGTGAACCCAAATTTAGATAAGAACGCTTCGTTGCTGTGGCCGGAGCAACGGCGCTCAatgcttctttctttctttctagaGGGATTATTGTTCCTAGTGTTGGATCATTGGACGTTCAACTACGTTTATTTCGTACCTACCTCGCCTCAATCAGTGGCTGACGAAGGATTTTAA
- the LOC121783067 gene encoding cullin-1-like, with amino-acid sequence MTMNQRSTIDLEQGWDFMQNGITKLKNILEGLPEPQFSSEDYMMLYTTIYNMCTQKPPHDYSQQLYDKYKEAFQEYITTTVLPSLKEKHDEFMLRELVQRWSNHKIMVRWLSRFFHYLDRYFVARRSLPILREVGLTCFRDLVYMELSGKVRDAVISLIDQEREGEQIDRALLKNVLDIFVEIGMGQMEHYENDFEAALLNDTAAYYSRKASNWILDDSCPDYMLKAEECLKREKDRVAHYLHSSSETKLLEKVQHELLSVYATQLLEKEHSGCHALLRDDKVDDLSRMYRLFSKIPRGLEPVAQIFKQHVTAEGTALVKHAEDAASTKKAEKRDVIGLQEQVFVRKVIELHDKFMAYVNDCFLNHTLFHKALKEAFEVFCNKGVAGSSSAELLATFCDNILKKGGSEKLSDEAIEETLEKVVKLLAYISDKDLFAEFYRKKLARRLLFDKSANDEHERSILTKLKQQCGGQFTSKMEGMVTDLTLARENQASFEEYLSNTPNANPGIDLTVTVLTTGFWPSYKSFDLNLPAEMVKCVEVFKEFYQTKTKHRKLTWIYSLGTCNINGKFEQKTIELIVTTYQAAALLLFNASDRLSYQEIMTQLNLSDDDVIRLLHSLSCARYKILTKEPNTKTISPSDIFEFNSKFTDKMRRIKIPLPPVDEKKKVIEDVDKDRRYAIDASIVRIMKSRKVLGYQQLVMECVEQLGRMFKPDVKAIKKRIEDLITRDYLERDKENPNLFKYLA; translated from the exons ATGACTATGAACCAGCGTAGTACGATTGATTTAGAACAAGGATGGGATTTTATGCAAAATGGGATAACGAAATTGAAAAATATTCTTGAAGGGCTGCCTGAGCCCCAGTTCAGCTCAGAGGACTACATGATGCTCTACAC GACAATCTACAACATGTGCACTCAAAAGCCCCCACATGATTATTCTCAACAATTATATGACAAATACAAGGAGGCTTTCCAAGAGTACATTACAACGACA GTTTTGCCTTCTTTAAAGGAAAAGCATGATGAGTTCATGCTAAGGGAGCTTGTACAAAGGTGGTCAAATCATAAGATCATGGTGCGATGGCTTTCAAGGTTCTTCCACTATCTTGATAGGTACTTCGTTGCCAGAAGGTCACTTCCAATACTTAGGGAAGTTGGTTTGACATGCTTCCGGGACTTG GTATACATGGAGTTATCTGGGAAAGTCAGAGATGCTGTTATTTCTCTG atcGATCAAGAGCGAGAAGGGGAGCAAATAGATCGAGCTTTGTTAAAGAATGTATTGGACATATTTGTTGAGATAGGAATGGGGCAGATGGAACATTATGAAAATGACTTTGAAGCAGCGCTGCTGAATGACACAGCAGCTTACTATTCTCGGAAGGCTTCAAATTGGATCTTAGATGATTCATGTCCTGATTATATGCTAAAG GCTGAGGAGTGTTTGAAACGAGAAAAGGACAGGGTTGCGCATTATCTTCATTCAAGTAGTGAGACAAAGTTGCTTGAG AAAGTACAACACGAACTGCTATCTGTGTACGCCACCCAGCTACTAGAGAAGGAGCACTCAGGTTGTCATGCTTTACTGAGGGATGACAAG GTTGATGATTTGTCAAGGATGTATAGGCTATTTTCAAAAATACCTCGCGGTTTAGAGCCTGTTGCACAGATTTTTAAGCAG CATGTTACTGCTGAAGGCACAGCTTTGGTCAAACACGCCGAAGATGCTGCAAGTACTAAGAAG GCAGAAAAGAGAGATGTTATTGGATTGCAGGAGCAG GTATTTGTGAGAAAAGTAATTGAGCTCCATGACAAATTCATGGCATATGTGAATGATTGTTTCCTAAATCACACGCTTTTCCACAAG GCTCTCAAGGAGGCCTTTGAAGTTTTCTGCAATAAGGGAGTTGCTGGAAGTTCTAGTGCGGAACTTCTCGCCACATTTTGTGATAACATACTCAAAAAGGGTGGAAGTGAAAAATTGAGTGATGAAGCTATAGAAGAAACTCTGGAGAAG GTTGTAAAACTGCTTGCTTACATTAGTGATAAGGATTTATTTGCTGAATTTTATCG GAAAAAGCTTGCACGACGTCTGTTATTTGATAAAAGTGCTAACGATGAGCATGAGAGAAGCATCCTAACAAAGTTGAAGCAGCAATGTGGTGGCCAATTTACCTCAAAAATGGAGGGAATG GTAACGGATTTAACCCTAGCTAGAGAAAATCAAGCAAGCTTTGAGGAGTATCTCAGCAATACTCCAAATGCAAATCCAGGGATTGACTTGACAGTGACTGTTCTGACAACGGGTTTCTGGCCTAGCTACAAGTCCTTTGATCTTAATCTTCCAGCTGAGATG GTTAAATGCGTTGAAGTGTTCAAAGAGTTTTATCAAACAAAAACAAAGCATAGGAAACTAACATGGATATATTCTTTGGGCACGTGTAACATTAATGGAAAATTTGAACAAAAAACAATAGAGCTGATTGTGACTACTTATCAG gCTGCTGCGCTGCTACTGTTTAATGCATCGGATAGATTAAGTTATCAAGAAATCATGACTCAGTTGAATCTATCGGATGACGATGTCATCAGACTGCTTCATTCACTTTCATGCGCTAGGTACAAGATTTTGACGAAGGAGCCTAACACCAAAACAATTTCTCCATCTGATATCTTTGAATTTAATTCAAAGTTCACAGACAAAATGCGAAGGATCAAG ATCCCTCTTCCTCCTGTGGATGAGAAGAAGAAGGTGATTGAGGATGTTGATAAGGACAGACGTTAT